A genomic window from Punica granatum isolate Tunisia-2019 chromosome 2, ASM765513v2, whole genome shotgun sequence includes:
- the LOC116194304 gene encoding mannan endo-1,4-beta-mannosidase 4-like, which translates to MTSIVVKLGLLSLLVLFLGANGRVGPANHTALYVADGGPFVRASGIHFAVNRKSLFLNGFNAYWMMYMASDPSTRDKVSSAIEQAAKSGMNVARTWAFADGGSKALQTSPGSYNEEVFRGLDFVISEAKKHGVYLILSLVNNWDDFGGRKQYVQWARDHGQSLSSDDDFFTNPVVKGFYKNHVKAVLTRINSFTRVAYKDESNIFSWELMNEPRCQSDPSGKWLQDWVSEMATYVKSIDSNHMLEVGLEGFYGQTVPGKAQQINPNGWLMGSDFISNNQVPQVDFATIHMYPEQWLSGSREQEQAAFVDKWVQAHIQDSKSILQKPMIIAEFGKSSKSQGYSLEKRDSYFGKIYNAVYVSSRDGGACVGGLFWQLLARGMSNMGDGYEVVLEDSPSTASLIAVQSSKMSSI; encoded by the exons ATGACGAGTATTGTTGTCAAGCTTGGCTTGCTATCCCTTCTGGTGCTCTTCCTGGGGGCTAATGGCCGTGTCGGGCCAGCTAACCACACCGCCTTGTACGTCGCCGACGGAGGACCATTCGTCAGGGCCAGCGGGATCCATTTTGCCGTTAACAGGAAGTCCCTGTTCTTGAACGGGTTCAACGCGTACTGGATGATGTACATGGCCTCTGATCCGTCGACGAGGGACAAGGTCTCGAGCGCCATTGAGCAGGCTGCGAAGAGTGGGATGAACGTCGCTAGAACCTGGGCTTTTGCCGACGGAGGGTCCAAGGCTCTTCAGACCTCCCCCGGGTCCTACAATGAGGAAGTCTTCAGG GGACTGGACTTCGTGATATCAGAGGCGAAGAAACATGGAGTGTACTTAATACTGAGCTTGGTGAACAACTGGGACGACTTTGGGGGAAGAAAGCAATACGTCCAGTGGGCACGGGACCATGGCCAGTCCTTGAGCAGCGATGATGACTTCTTCACCAATCCCGTGGTCAAGGGATTTTACAAGAACCACGTCAAG GCTGTGCTCACGAGAATCAACTCGTTCACCAGAGTCGCATACAAGGACGAGTCAAACATCTTCTCGTGGGAGCTCATGAACGAGCCCCGCTGCCAGTCTGACCCGTCCGGCAAATGGTTGCAG GACTGGGTGAGCGAAATGGCCACATATGTCAAGTCCATCGATAGCAACCATATGCTTGAAGTCGGGCTCGAAGGATTCTACGGCCAAACAGTACCAGGAAAGGCCCAGCAGATCAATCCTAATGGATGGCTCATGGGATCCGATTTCATCTCTAACAACCAGGTCCCTCAGGTTGATTTCGCAACCATTCACATGTACCCAGAGCAGTG GTTATCGGGTTCCAGAGAGCAGGAGCAGGCGGCGTTCGTGGACAAGTGGGTCCAGGCCCACATTCAGGACTCCAAGTCGATCCTGCAGAAGCCGATGATCATCGCCGAATTTGGCAAGTCGTCGAAGAGCCAGGGGTACAGCTTGGAAAAGAGGGACAGCTACTTCGGGAAGATCTACAATGCAGTCTACGTCAGTTCCAGGGATGGGGGCGCATGTGTTGGTGGGCTCTTCTGGCAGCTGCTGGCCCGAGGCATGTCCAACATGGGAGACGGGTACGAGGTCGTCCTGGAGGACAGCCCTTCTACTGCCAGCCTCATTGCCGTCCAGTCCAGCAAGATGTCATCCATCTAG
- the LOC116194281 gene encoding uncharacterized protein C24B11.05 isoform X4 encodes MDAAGVPSGAKYECLLFDMDDTLYPLSSGINLACRKNIEDYMLHNLQIEESEVLRMCLELYREYGTTMAGLKALGYEFDNDEFHAYVHGRLPYETLKPDPVLRNLLLSMPQRKIVFTNADKDHVAKVLSRLGLEDCFEGVICFETLNPSPEPADDLLDHNDEKISFPGDDMDSNSDSGSNGLSSKSRILCKPSVEAMEAAIRIANVDPSKTIFFDDSTRNIASGKAAGLHTVIVGSSVLVPGADHSLGSVHNIKEALPEIWEGQEAEQIEQFIQGTAIETVVRA; translated from the exons ATGGATGCCGCCGGTGTGCCCAGTGGAGCCAAGTATGAGTGCTTGCTCTTCG ATATGGATGATACCCTTTACCCCTTGAGCTCAGGCATCAATTTGGCATGCCGGAAAAATATTGAAG ATTACATGCTGCATAATCTTCAAATCGAAGAGAGTGAAGTCCTGAGGATGTGCTTAGAACTGTACAGGGAATATGGGACAACCATGGCTGGACTGAAG GCTCTTGGATATGAATTTGACAATGATGAGTTTCATGCTTATGTCCATGGGAGATTACCTTATGAGACACTCAAGCCAGACCCCGTTCTTAGGAACCTCCTGCTCTCAATGCCGCAGCGCAAAATC GTCTTTACGAATGCAGACAAAGATCACGTGGCTAAAGTGCTGAGCAGGTTGGGACTGGAGGACTGTTTTGAAGGCGTGATTTGCTTCGAGACTCTTAACCCGTCTCCTGAACCTGCAGATGATCTGCTCGATCACAATGATGAGAAAATATCGTTTCCGGGAGATGACATGGATTCAAATAGTGATAGCGGGAGCAATGGCTTGAGCTCCAAGTCACGGATCCTCTGTAAACCCTCTGTGGAAGCCATGGAAGCTGCAATCAGAATAGCAAATGTTGACCCGAGTAAAACA ATTTTCTTCGATGACAGCACAAGGAACATCGCAAGTGGGAAAGCAGCCGGACTTCATACAGTTATT GTTGGGAGCTCAGTACTGGTTCCAGGAGCAGATCATTCCCTGGGAAGCGTTCACAACATCAAAGAGGCTCTACCTGAGATAtgggaaggccaagaagccgaGCAGATCGAGCAATTCATACAAGGAACTGCCATCGAAACCGTGGTCCGTGCATAG
- the LOC116194281 gene encoding uncharacterized protein C24B11.05 isoform X1, translating into MQLSCLNEFFLLHADYASFCSKAEGNGIFSEMDAAGVPSGAKYECLLFDMDDTLYPLSSGINLACRKNIEDYMLHNLQIEESEVLRMCLELYREYGTTMAGLKALGYEFDNDEFHAYVHGRLPYETLKPDPVLRNLLLSMPQRKIVFTNADKDHVAKVLSRLGLEDCFEGVICFETLNPSPEPADDLLDHNDEKISFPGDDMDSNSDSGSNGLSSKSRILCKPSVEAMEAAIRIANVDPSKTIFFDDSTRNIASGKAAGLHTVIVGSSVLVPGADHSLGSVHNIKEALPEIWEGQEAEQIEQFIQGTAIETVVRA; encoded by the exons ATGCAACTAAGTTGTCTCAATGAGTTTTTCCTACTGCATGCCGACTATGCAAGTTTCTGCAGCAAAGCGGAAGGGAACG GCATATTCTCGGAAATGGATGCCGCCGGTGTGCCCAGTGGAGCCAAGTATGAGTGCTTGCTCTTCG ATATGGATGATACCCTTTACCCCTTGAGCTCAGGCATCAATTTGGCATGCCGGAAAAATATTGAAG ATTACATGCTGCATAATCTTCAAATCGAAGAGAGTGAAGTCCTGAGGATGTGCTTAGAACTGTACAGGGAATATGGGACAACCATGGCTGGACTGAAG GCTCTTGGATATGAATTTGACAATGATGAGTTTCATGCTTATGTCCATGGGAGATTACCTTATGAGACACTCAAGCCAGACCCCGTTCTTAGGAACCTCCTGCTCTCAATGCCGCAGCGCAAAATC GTCTTTACGAATGCAGACAAAGATCACGTGGCTAAAGTGCTGAGCAGGTTGGGACTGGAGGACTGTTTTGAAGGCGTGATTTGCTTCGAGACTCTTAACCCGTCTCCTGAACCTGCAGATGATCTGCTCGATCACAATGATGAGAAAATATCGTTTCCGGGAGATGACATGGATTCAAATAGTGATAGCGGGAGCAATGGCTTGAGCTCCAAGTCACGGATCCTCTGTAAACCCTCTGTGGAAGCCATGGAAGCTGCAATCAGAATAGCAAATGTTGACCCGAGTAAAACA ATTTTCTTCGATGACAGCACAAGGAACATCGCAAGTGGGAAAGCAGCCGGACTTCATACAGTTATT GTTGGGAGCTCAGTACTGGTTCCAGGAGCAGATCATTCCCTGGGAAGCGTTCACAACATCAAAGAGGCTCTACCTGAGATAtgggaaggccaagaagccgaGCAGATCGAGCAATTCATACAAGGAACTGCCATCGAAACCGTGGTCCGTGCATAG
- the LOC116193532 gene encoding uncharacterized protein LOC116193532 isoform X1: MRPCLSLEPITSPSFLAATTARFSIPFSSRVPQSVVFASPRDFNLKFRPFSPSCSDPDGSITLHEKAADGEDEEEFRDPDTLSEGEAESVSGDGVYIEITRTGKNTRRILSRIGIDATLETIWGILTDYERLADFIPGLAVSELMEKGENFARLYQIGEQNLAFGLKFNAKGVVDCYEKDLEDLPNGQKRDIEFKMIEGDFQVFEGKWSIKQWHGEGHEDSDLTWGREFQSTLSYVVDVKPKLWLPVQLVEGILCKEIRANLASIREEANKAITPPAASIHPAPQ, from the exons ATGCGGCCGTGTCTGTCACTGGAACCCATCACCTCCCCTTCCTTCTTAGCGGCAACCACTGCACGATTCTCAATCCCCTTCTCCTCCAGAGTACCCCAGTCCGTGGTCTTCGCATCGCCCAGAGATTTCAATCTCAAGTTCAGGCCATTCTCGCCCAGCTGCTCTGACCCCGATGGCTCGATTACACTGCACGAGAAGGCAGCCgatggggaagatgaagaggaatTCCGGGATCCGGACACCCTGTCGGAGGGGGAAGCGGAATCTGTGTCGGGGGACGGGGTTTACATAGAGATTACGAGGACGGGGAAGAACACGAGGAGGATTTTGTCTAGAATCGGAATCGACGCGACCCTGGAAACCATTTGGGGGATCTTGACGGACTACGAGAGATTGGCTGATTTCATTCCGGGTCTTGCCGTGAGCGAACTGATGGAGAAGGGGGAGAATTTTGCCCGGCTCTATCAG ATAGGAGAGCAGAACTTGGCATTTGGGCTGAAATTTAATGCCAAAGGAGTTGTCGATTGCTATGAGAAGGATCTCGAGGATCTGCCGAATGGCCAAAAGCGTGATATCGAGTTCAAGATGATTGAAGGCGATTTTCAAGTATTTGAAGGAAAATGGTCTATCAAACAG TGGCATGGAGAAGGACATGAAGACTCTGACCTTACATGGGGTCGAGAATTCCAGTCAACTCTTTCGTATGTTGTTGACGTGAAGCCGAAGCTGTGGTTACCTGTGCAGCTTGTTGAAGGGATACTCTGCAAGGAGATAAGGGCAAACCTTGCATCCATTCGAGAAGAAGCAAATAAAGCTATTACTCCACCTGCTGCATCAATACATCCCGCCCCTCAGTGA
- the LOC116193532 gene encoding uncharacterized protein LOC116193532 isoform X2: MRPCLSLEPITSPSFLAATTARFSIPFSSRVPQSVVFASPRDFNLKFRPFSPSCSDPDGSITLHEKAADGEDEEEFRDPDTLSEGEAESVSGDGVYIEITRTGKNTRRILSRIGIDATLETIWGILTDYERLADFIPGLAVSELMEKGENFARLYQIGEQNLAFGLKFNAKGVVDCYEKDLEDLPNGQKRDIEFKMIEGDFQVFEGKWSIKQFDAEHNLLEMTSTWLVKGRASLLPRPSMP, from the exons ATGCGGCCGTGTCTGTCACTGGAACCCATCACCTCCCCTTCCTTCTTAGCGGCAACCACTGCACGATTCTCAATCCCCTTCTCCTCCAGAGTACCCCAGTCCGTGGTCTTCGCATCGCCCAGAGATTTCAATCTCAAGTTCAGGCCATTCTCGCCCAGCTGCTCTGACCCCGATGGCTCGATTACACTGCACGAGAAGGCAGCCgatggggaagatgaagaggaatTCCGGGATCCGGACACCCTGTCGGAGGGGGAAGCGGAATCTGTGTCGGGGGACGGGGTTTACATAGAGATTACGAGGACGGGGAAGAACACGAGGAGGATTTTGTCTAGAATCGGAATCGACGCGACCCTGGAAACCATTTGGGGGATCTTGACGGACTACGAGAGATTGGCTGATTTCATTCCGGGTCTTGCCGTGAGCGAACTGATGGAGAAGGGGGAGAATTTTGCCCGGCTCTATCAG ATAGGAGAGCAGAACTTGGCATTTGGGCTGAAATTTAATGCCAAAGGAGTTGTCGATTGCTATGAGAAGGATCTCGAGGATCTGCCGAATGGCCAAAAGCGTGATATCGAGTTCAAGATGATTGAAGGCGATTTTCAAGTATTTGAAGGAAAATGGTCTATCAAACAG tttgaTGCCGAGCATAACCTATTGGAGATGACATCCACCTGGTTAGTAAAAGGCCGTGCGTCCCTTCTACCTAGGCCATCCATGCCCTGA
- the LOC116194281 gene encoding uncharacterized protein C24B11.05 isoform X3 → MGIFSEMDAAGVPSGAKYECLLFDMDDTLYPLSSGINLACRKNIEDYMLHNLQIEESEVLRMCLELYREYGTTMAGLKALGYEFDNDEFHAYVHGRLPYETLKPDPVLRNLLLSMPQRKIVFTNADKDHVAKVLSRLGLEDCFEGVICFETLNPSPEPADDLLDHNDEKISFPGDDMDSNSDSGSNGLSSKSRILCKPSVEAMEAAIRIANVDPSKTIFFDDSTRNIASGKAAGLHTVIVGSSVLVPGADHSLGSVHNIKEALPEIWEGQEAEQIEQFIQGTAIETVVRA, encoded by the exons ATGG GCATATTCTCGGAAATGGATGCCGCCGGTGTGCCCAGTGGAGCCAAGTATGAGTGCTTGCTCTTCG ATATGGATGATACCCTTTACCCCTTGAGCTCAGGCATCAATTTGGCATGCCGGAAAAATATTGAAG ATTACATGCTGCATAATCTTCAAATCGAAGAGAGTGAAGTCCTGAGGATGTGCTTAGAACTGTACAGGGAATATGGGACAACCATGGCTGGACTGAAG GCTCTTGGATATGAATTTGACAATGATGAGTTTCATGCTTATGTCCATGGGAGATTACCTTATGAGACACTCAAGCCAGACCCCGTTCTTAGGAACCTCCTGCTCTCAATGCCGCAGCGCAAAATC GTCTTTACGAATGCAGACAAAGATCACGTGGCTAAAGTGCTGAGCAGGTTGGGACTGGAGGACTGTTTTGAAGGCGTGATTTGCTTCGAGACTCTTAACCCGTCTCCTGAACCTGCAGATGATCTGCTCGATCACAATGATGAGAAAATATCGTTTCCGGGAGATGACATGGATTCAAATAGTGATAGCGGGAGCAATGGCTTGAGCTCCAAGTCACGGATCCTCTGTAAACCCTCTGTGGAAGCCATGGAAGCTGCAATCAGAATAGCAAATGTTGACCCGAGTAAAACA ATTTTCTTCGATGACAGCACAAGGAACATCGCAAGTGGGAAAGCAGCCGGACTTCATACAGTTATT GTTGGGAGCTCAGTACTGGTTCCAGGAGCAGATCATTCCCTGGGAAGCGTTCACAACATCAAAGAGGCTCTACCTGAGATAtgggaaggccaagaagccgaGCAGATCGAGCAATTCATACAAGGAACTGCCATCGAAACCGTGGTCCGTGCATAG
- the LOC116194281 gene encoding uncharacterized protein C24B11.05 isoform X2 — MKQKQRFLQSQVNPLAGIFSEMDAAGVPSGAKYECLLFDMDDTLYPLSSGINLACRKNIEDYMLHNLQIEESEVLRMCLELYREYGTTMAGLKALGYEFDNDEFHAYVHGRLPYETLKPDPVLRNLLLSMPQRKIVFTNADKDHVAKVLSRLGLEDCFEGVICFETLNPSPEPADDLLDHNDEKISFPGDDMDSNSDSGSNGLSSKSRILCKPSVEAMEAAIRIANVDPSKTIFFDDSTRNIASGKAAGLHTVIVGSSVLVPGADHSLGSVHNIKEALPEIWEGQEAEQIEQFIQGTAIETVVRA, encoded by the exons ATGAAACAGAAACAGCGTTTTCTTCAATCTCAAGTAAATCCTCTTGCAGGCATATTCTCGGAAATGGATGCCGCCGGTGTGCCCAGTGGAGCCAAGTATGAGTGCTTGCTCTTCG ATATGGATGATACCCTTTACCCCTTGAGCTCAGGCATCAATTTGGCATGCCGGAAAAATATTGAAG ATTACATGCTGCATAATCTTCAAATCGAAGAGAGTGAAGTCCTGAGGATGTGCTTAGAACTGTACAGGGAATATGGGACAACCATGGCTGGACTGAAG GCTCTTGGATATGAATTTGACAATGATGAGTTTCATGCTTATGTCCATGGGAGATTACCTTATGAGACACTCAAGCCAGACCCCGTTCTTAGGAACCTCCTGCTCTCAATGCCGCAGCGCAAAATC GTCTTTACGAATGCAGACAAAGATCACGTGGCTAAAGTGCTGAGCAGGTTGGGACTGGAGGACTGTTTTGAAGGCGTGATTTGCTTCGAGACTCTTAACCCGTCTCCTGAACCTGCAGATGATCTGCTCGATCACAATGATGAGAAAATATCGTTTCCGGGAGATGACATGGATTCAAATAGTGATAGCGGGAGCAATGGCTTGAGCTCCAAGTCACGGATCCTCTGTAAACCCTCTGTGGAAGCCATGGAAGCTGCAATCAGAATAGCAAATGTTGACCCGAGTAAAACA ATTTTCTTCGATGACAGCACAAGGAACATCGCAAGTGGGAAAGCAGCCGGACTTCATACAGTTATT GTTGGGAGCTCAGTACTGGTTCCAGGAGCAGATCATTCCCTGGGAAGCGTTCACAACATCAAAGAGGCTCTACCTGAGATAtgggaaggccaagaagccgaGCAGATCGAGCAATTCATACAAGGAACTGCCATCGAAACCGTGGTCCGTGCATAG